In one Leptospira fletcheri genomic region, the following are encoded:
- a CDS encoding ankyrin repeat domain-containing protein — protein MGVDWNDLFRAVKTGNNGTLRALLEEATTRDGYSEEFPELRDSYGCGLLYWAIKEGDKEAAKLLLEYGADPNETSSRGETALLIALESELPELAELVLKYGADPSLRDQDGNTPLTKAVSSGKLALVELLFEVPDSAPDFEDRNGEGYSPLLLAIDLGNYEIAEFLLNKGADPKKKNSEGRTILHLTALHNDFEILDLFSENQEVKSLLENKDQDGNTPLLLSALYDSVECLDRLLKWGADPLVRNLGGKSAKEEADRMKFHHTLKTIDTATTLLFFKAAEEGKLDIVEKILSNGYQAEIRDSVGRTPLLLAVRSGKAEIADLLVKNGASPYSKDQEGNSPLALAEQSESPMLHQVFKQFLESKEGDS, from the coding sequence ATGGGCGTGGATTGGAACGATCTCTTTCGTGCCGTAAAGACCGGAAATAACGGAACCTTGCGCGCCCTATTGGAGGAAGCGACGACTCGGGACGGGTATTCCGAAGAGTTTCCGGAATTAAGGGATTCCTACGGGTGTGGTCTGCTTTATTGGGCCATCAAAGAAGGGGATAAGGAAGCCGCAAAATTACTTTTGGAATACGGAGCGGATCCGAACGAAACGAGTTCCCGGGGAGAAACCGCGCTTTTGATCGCCCTGGAATCCGAACTTCCCGAATTGGCCGAGTTAGTTTTGAAATACGGAGCGGATCCTTCTCTTCGCGATCAGGACGGGAACACTCCTTTAACGAAGGCAGTTAGCTCCGGAAAGTTAGCGTTGGTAGAATTGTTATTTGAAGTACCGGATTCTGCCCCGGATTTTGAGGATCGGAATGGAGAAGGATACTCCCCGCTATTGCTCGCGATCGATTTGGGAAATTACGAAATCGCGGAATTTCTATTAAACAAAGGAGCGGATCCGAAAAAGAAAAACTCCGAAGGAAGAACGATTCTTCATCTCACCGCTTTACATAATGATTTTGAAATTCTGGACCTGTTCTCGGAAAACCAAGAAGTCAAATCCCTTTTGGAAAACAAAGATCAGGACGGGAATACTCCACTTTTGCTTTCCGCTCTTTATGATTCGGTGGAATGCTTGGACCGATTGCTAAAATGGGGAGCAGATCCTCTCGTTAGAAATTTGGGTGGAAAATCCGCAAAAGAAGAAGCAGATCGGATGAAGTTCCATCACACTTTAAAAACCATAGATACTGCTACGACCCTGCTCTTTTTTAAAGCGGCGGAGGAAGGAAAGCTGGATATCGTCGAAAAGATCTTGAGCAACGGATACCAAGCGGAAATCAGGGACTCGGTCGGCCGGACACCGCTCCTACTTGCCGTTCGCTCCGGAAAGGCCGAGATCGCCGATTTGCTGGTAAAGAATGGAGCTTCCCCCTATTCCAAAGACCAAGAAGGGAACTCTCCTCTCGCATTGGCCGAGCAATCCGAAAGTCCGATGCTGCACCAAGTTTTTAAGCAATTCTTAGAATCGAAGGAAGGCGATTCTTAA
- a CDS encoding cation diffusion facilitator family transporter translates to MNPSSNQIKILAGVFSLVTAGLLAVLKLWVGVSQGSLALLASALDSGLDFLTSSVNLYALHQAARPADSEHRYGYGKAEAIAGLFQSLLVAVSGGWILFHAARHFLKPKAEIPEISSLYVMLVSLVLTTFLVLYQRSVIRKTGSLLVSADHLHYVSDLLGNLLVLLSVALAMQTGWDWVDPLAGAVVSLYLLKGAWEIFKKSTDILMDRDLSHEYRDSILRVVKGRSPQVLGYHDLRTRSAGERRFLEFHLEMPKNLTLEESHKILDSILDELKEEFPYTEVLIHPDPVEVNRNGRTLLDREAPRFY, encoded by the coding sequence ATGAATCCTTCCTCGAATCAAATCAAAATTCTTGCCGGCGTATTTTCTTTGGTGACTGCCGGTTTATTGGCCGTCCTAAAGTTATGGGTCGGCGTTTCTCAAGGCTCCTTGGCACTTTTAGCTTCCGCTTTGGATTCAGGTCTCGATTTTCTAACTTCTTCCGTAAATTTATACGCGTTGCATCAGGCGGCCAGACCGGCGGACTCGGAACATCGCTACGGTTACGGCAAGGCGGAAGCGATCGCAGGGTTGTTTCAGAGTTTATTGGTCGCCGTCTCCGGCGGTTGGATCCTATTTCATGCGGCTCGGCATTTTTTGAAACCGAAGGCGGAAATTCCCGAGATTTCTTCCCTGTACGTCATGTTGGTTTCTCTTGTTCTGACCACCTTTTTGGTCTTATACCAAAGATCCGTGATCCGCAAAACAGGATCTCTTTTGGTCTCGGCGGATCATTTGCATTACGTTTCGGATTTGTTGGGAAACCTGCTGGTTCTGCTTTCGGTGGCTTTGGCAATGCAAACCGGCTGGGATTGGGTGGATCCTTTGGCGGGTGCGGTAGTGTCTCTCTATCTCTTAAAGGGTGCTTGGGAAATTTTTAAAAAAAGTACGGATATCCTAATGGACCGGGATCTCTCCCACGAATACAGGGATTCCATTTTGCGAGTGGTAAAAGGAAGATCCCCCCAGGTGCTCGGCTATCACGATCTCAGAACACGTTCCGCGGGAGAAAGGCGGTTCTTGGAATTTCATTTGGAAATGCCCAAGAATCTTACGTTGGAAGAAAGTCATAAGATTTTGGATTCTATTCTGGACGAACTCAAAGAAGAATTTCCGTATACGGAAGTTTTGATTCATCCGGATCCGGTGGAAGTGAATCGGAACGGCCGTACGCTCCTGGACCGGGAGGCGCCCCGTTTCTATTAA
- a CDS encoding M23 family metallopeptidase: MRNGILLLLFLTFVYSVAGDPVESCDSKQVCYSIEPGNSDGSIFLRAKWLPPEAYFTVYLTVSGENTVTNPKTPLSVVLQGPEHKKATDLIKIDPTLGFSPHVSMVSYYGKLHAIHDDTYVYRLPYEGKTWVSVGYNSGNEHRGDAAQSIDFQMPEGTPILAARDGTVVETEEKFEEGRIDPILIDKANRVIIAHSDGTVAIYGHLKKSGVSVSVGQKVIAGTRIGFSGNTGYTSGPHLHFEVYAPEENRRKKSFATLFKTESGEAEFLTEENAYWYPDDQRFPGFPITDLGLLCISSTRPQTDSNSECLNKVPVQKDFYLSMPIYKSGPYEFEAKLFRSGEKKPILEFLDKIPAGVTSVSWNFPPITIKGKYTLRIRLGEKEIGEKTFQILP, translated from the coding sequence ATGCGAAACGGAATTTTGCTTCTACTCTTTCTGACATTCGTCTATTCCGTAGCCGGAGATCCCGTAGAATCCTGCGATTCCAAACAAGTATGCTACAGCATCGAGCCCGGCAATTCTGACGGTTCCATTTTTCTCCGGGCAAAATGGCTCCCACCCGAAGCCTATTTCACGGTCTATCTTACGGTTTCGGGTGAAAACACCGTTACGAATCCGAAGACTCCCCTGTCCGTCGTTCTACAAGGTCCGGAGCACAAAAAAGCGACAGACCTAATTAAAATCGATCCGACTCTCGGATTTTCTCCGCACGTCAGCATGGTTTCCTATTATGGAAAATTGCATGCGATTCACGACGATACCTATGTTTACAGGCTTCCGTACGAAGGAAAAACTTGGGTATCCGTAGGTTACAATTCCGGAAACGAACATAGAGGGGACGCAGCTCAATCCATAGATTTCCAAATGCCGGAGGGAACTCCTATTCTAGCGGCAAGAGACGGAACCGTGGTGGAAACGGAAGAAAAGTTCGAAGAAGGCAGAATAGATCCGATTCTCATCGATAAGGCAAATCGAGTCATCATCGCCCACTCCGATGGAACCGTCGCCATTTACGGTCATCTAAAAAAATCGGGAGTTTCCGTCTCCGTAGGGCAAAAAGTGATCGCAGGAACTAGGATCGGCTTTTCGGGAAATACCGGTTATACAAGCGGTCCTCATTTGCATTTCGAGGTTTATGCTCCCGAAGAAAACCGGAGAAAAAAATCCTTTGCGACCTTATTCAAAACCGAATCGGGGGAAGCGGAATTTCTAACCGAAGAAAACGCCTACTGGTATCCGGATGATCAAAGATTTCCCGGGTTTCCGATCACGGATTTAGGTCTACTTTGCATCAGTAGCACTCGCCCTCAAACGGACTCCAATTCGGAATGTCTGAATAAGGTACCTGTTCAAAAAGATTTCTACTTATCCATGCCTATTTATAAAAGCGGTCCTTACGAATTCGAAGCTAAGTTATTCCGTTCAGGAGAAAAAAAACCGATCCTGGAGTTTTTGGACAAGATCCCGGCAGGAGTCACTTCCGTTTCCTGGAATTTCCCGCCGATAACGATAAAAGGCAAATACACTCTGCGCATCCGTCTCGGAGAAAAGGAGATCGGGGAGAAAACGTTTCAAATCCTTCCTTGA
- a CDS encoding response regulator, translated as MPLEGKVRLAFSLVAILMLGGFLFSFWILTERENAADWIHHTYDVLRKIDRVKESIREVRFFSEAGTPIQLKTQLTDLESELNRLAKLVSDNESQTVRIDAIAKEIGNLKAQDPRLNNTVIKKLEETLSKMNEEELRLLKIRNETWHSYIVNSYITLSSMLFGSILVIAASVHLIRKDIGGKKQITDRLIQSESRLLSILDGLPSAFTMLDTQGRILYHNQVFAKKFLDPTYENLLNLSKLFGREKSAYIERMSEMSLSKLSPIEYELDLPIKDTIRTFHCINLPLMDIEKKPYAICALFTDITVRKNYEDDLKKAKDESERANQAKSEFLAMMSHEIRTPMNGVIGMTELLLDSGIPNEQREYVEIIQKSGESLLGIINDILDYSKIESGTLSLEIGEFSMQTVVEETLDLFRSNAAEKGLDLISYLDPNVPEKVMGDKLRLRQVLINLFGNALKFTEKGEIFLSAELCKRDGNLCTILFSVRDSGIGIPKDKQKELFNPFYQVDTSSTRKYGGTGLGLSISYRLIEMMGGKIWLESEVGKGTIFSFEIQVDGIVSDSKKISEPSHPSLENRKVIILDDNSTNLKILAHQLQSLGLMTFSASSKKEVLSLLEMGSQPELAILDYDLPDTTGIEIAQDLRKRNFLFPMILLSSSALDAKEREEVLRLFVGQLSKPIKKRELEEIVTDILVGGGEKGKANQTSSYLEKQKELLQNTFPFQVLVAEDNEINQALAKRILQRLGYEPAMAVNGKEVINLLRERKFHVILMDVHMPEMDGIQATQIIRNTWSQEDQPYIIAMTAAAMQGDREICLRAGMNDYVSKPIVFEELIHSLRKAGNSLFPKAKT; from the coding sequence ATGCCGTTGGAAGGGAAAGTTCGACTCGCCTTCTCTCTCGTGGCCATCCTCATGCTCGGAGGCTTCCTTTTTTCTTTCTGGATTTTAACGGAAAGAGAAAACGCAGCAGATTGGATACACCATACTTACGACGTACTCAGAAAAATCGATCGAGTAAAGGAATCGATCCGCGAAGTCCGATTTTTTTCCGAAGCGGGTACGCCGATTCAACTGAAGACCCAACTGACCGATCTGGAATCGGAACTGAACCGACTCGCGAAATTGGTAAGCGACAATGAATCGCAAACCGTAAGAATCGATGCGATAGCTAAGGAAATCGGGAATTTGAAAGCCCAGGATCCCCGCCTGAATAACACGGTGATCAAAAAATTGGAGGAAACTCTTTCGAAAATGAACGAAGAAGAACTTCGTTTATTAAAAATTCGGAATGAAACTTGGCATTCCTACATCGTAAACAGTTATATAACGCTATCTTCCATGCTATTCGGAAGCATACTCGTTATAGCGGCAAGCGTACATTTAATCCGAAAAGATATAGGTGGGAAAAAACAGATTACCGATCGGTTGATACAAAGCGAGTCCAGACTCCTTTCGATTCTGGATGGGCTTCCGTCGGCGTTCACCATGCTGGACACGCAAGGGAGAATCCTGTATCATAACCAGGTTTTTGCGAAAAAATTCCTGGATCCTACATATGAAAACCTTCTGAATCTGAGCAAATTGTTCGGAAGGGAAAAGTCCGCTTATATAGAGAGAATGTCGGAAATGTCTCTGTCTAAGCTTTCTCCCATCGAATACGAACTCGATTTGCCCATCAAAGACACGATCCGTACGTTTCATTGCATCAATCTCCCATTGATGGACATAGAAAAGAAACCGTATGCTATCTGTGCGTTGTTTACGGATATAACTGTCCGGAAAAATTACGAGGATGATCTTAAAAAAGCGAAGGACGAATCGGAAAGAGCCAATCAAGCCAAGTCGGAATTCCTTGCGATGATGAGCCATGAGATCCGTACGCCTATGAACGGAGTCATTGGAATGACCGAGTTACTTCTGGATTCCGGAATTCCGAATGAACAAAGAGAATACGTAGAGATTATACAAAAAAGCGGGGAAAGCCTTTTAGGAATCATAAACGACATATTAGATTATTCTAAAATAGAATCCGGAACTCTCAGCCTGGAGATCGGCGAATTCTCGATGCAGACCGTCGTGGAGGAAACTCTGGATCTATTCCGCTCCAACGCGGCGGAAAAAGGGTTGGACCTGATCAGCTATCTGGATCCCAACGTGCCGGAAAAGGTTATGGGGGACAAATTAAGACTCAGACAGGTTCTGATCAACCTATTCGGAAATGCCCTGAAGTTCACCGAAAAAGGGGAAATATTCTTATCGGCGGAACTCTGCAAGCGGGACGGAAATCTTTGTACGATCTTATTCTCCGTTCGCGATTCCGGTATAGGAATTCCGAAAGACAAACAGAAGGAATTGTTCAATCCGTTTTACCAGGTGGATACGAGTTCCACCAGAAAATACGGAGGTACCGGATTGGGATTGTCCATCTCCTATCGCTTGATCGAGATGATGGGAGGCAAAATTTGGCTCGAAAGCGAAGTGGGAAAAGGAACGATCTTTTCCTTCGAGATCCAGGTGGACGGCATTGTATCCGACAGTAAGAAGATCTCCGAGCCGAGCCATCCGAGTCTGGAAAACCGGAAAGTGATCATTCTCGACGACAATTCTACGAATCTGAAAATCCTCGCCCATCAATTGCAGTCTTTGGGTTTGATGACTTTTTCTGCCAGCTCGAAGAAAGAGGTTCTATCGTTACTCGAAATGGGAAGCCAACCTGAATTGGCGATTTTGGATTACGACCTTCCCGATACGACCGGCATAGAGATCGCTCAGGATTTGCGAAAACGGAATTTTCTGTTTCCGATGATCCTTCTCTCTTCTTCCGCGCTGGATGCAAAGGAGAGAGAAGAAGTCCTCCGTCTTTTTGTAGGTCAATTGAGTAAACCGATCAAGAAACGGGAACTCGAGGAAATCGTGACGGACATTCTCGTTGGAGGAGGGGAAAAAGGGAAGGCGAACCAGACTTCCTCCTATCTGGAAAAGCAAAAGGAGCTCCTGCAGAATACGTTTCCGTTCCAAGTGTTGGTGGCGGAAGACAACGAAATCAATCAAGCCTTAGCGAAACGGATTCTGCAACGACTGGGCTATGAACCTGCCATGGCCGTAAACGGTAAGGAAGTCATCAATCTCCTAAGAGAAAGAAAATTCCATGTGATTCTAATGGACGTTCACATGCCCGAAATGGACGGAATCCAGGCGACCCAAATCATACGGAATACTTGGTCCCAGGAAGACCAACCCTATATCATAGCGATGACTGCCGCAGCCATGCAAGGAGATAGGGAGATCTGTTTACGGGCGGGAATGAACGATTATGTTTCCAAACCGATCGTGTTCGAAGAGCTTATCCATTCCTTACGAAAAGCGGGAAACTCTCTCTTCCCGAAAGCAAAAACTTAA
- a CDS encoding DUF2889 domain-containing protein — translation MALSQLKQKIRFKDCGFQRRYESRYYWFPEESPPSCLIEVSQRDSYHDMSLYMLINLSNMKIIDIDVEEDRVPYETCPNAIKTYSYLIGEEMSYGKIMRKFPEDRTAGCLHINELLQNAAQSFSSAYAFFLKERNFPPELDEYRMYAGTLDAKSRREIGRHWWMKDKGVRNSCHSFSSQHETPELKEQVKPLDSITAMMVKEFRGSRKDRESP, via the coding sequence ATGGCACTTTCTCAGCTTAAACAAAAAATCCGATTCAAGGATTGCGGTTTCCAAAGAAGATACGAGAGCAGGTACTATTGGTTTCCGGAAGAATCCCCACCTTCTTGTCTGATTGAAGTCAGCCAGAGGGATTCTTACCACGACATGAGTCTCTATATGTTGATCAACCTTTCAAATATGAAGATCATCGATATCGATGTGGAGGAAGACAGAGTCCCGTACGAAACCTGTCCGAACGCGATCAAAACCTATTCCTATCTGATCGGAGAGGAAATGTCCTATGGTAAGATTATGAGGAAATTTCCAGAAGATCGAACAGCCGGGTGTCTTCATATAAACGAATTATTGCAGAATGCGGCTCAAAGTTTCAGTTCCGCGTACGCCTTTTTTCTGAAGGAGAGGAATTTCCCTCCGGAATTGGACGAATACCGGATGTATGCGGGAACTTTGGATGCGAAAAGTAGAAGAGAAATCGGTCGTCATTGGTGGATGAAAGACAAGGGAGTGCGAAACTCCTGCCATAGCTTTTCCTCTCAACACGAGACTCCGGAACTGAAAGAGCAGGTGAAACCTCTTGACAGTATTACGGCCATGATGGTAAAAGAATTTCGAGGGTCCCGAAAAGATCGGGAGTCTCCATAA
- a CDS encoding AEC family transporter, translated as MSNFIVITICFTAGMMARRWGKFPPDSHRVLNSFLITISLPCLEFVPLRRAALDDHFLVLAAMPWFLFGTSFLLFSFLEKRLRWDFSTTACLCLSAGLGNTSFLGIPLIEVFYGRDSVPTAVVIDQLGTFLTLSIPGTYLGTKAALAANSGKSFTDLLKRILSFPPFWGMIIALLSRPFSFPPEFEQAISKIGDTLTPLALFSVGYQLIGMRKLNSDVPDAENFSGAVRAPLAWGLVYKLILGPLLVWLVFGGYYFMMGSDFGQNVGSVRLRDFKVLILEAGMAPMITGSLLAAEWGLNPRLSVSLVGIGIPLSFVTTLGLYYLLEKWAWIGTISFVP; from the coding sequence ATGTCCAATTTTATCGTCATAACGATCTGTTTTACGGCCGGAATGATGGCCCGCCGCTGGGGGAAGTTTCCACCGGATTCCCATCGCGTTCTGAACTCCTTCCTCATCACGATTTCCCTTCCCTGTTTGGAATTTGTCCCGCTCCGGCGTGCCGCGTTGGACGATCATTTTTTAGTTCTTGCTGCGATGCCCTGGTTCCTTTTCGGAACTTCCTTTCTTCTCTTTTCTTTTTTGGAAAAACGTTTGCGCTGGGATTTTTCCACCACAGCATGCCTTTGCCTTTCTGCCGGATTGGGAAACACTTCTTTCCTAGGTATTCCGCTCATCGAAGTTTTTTACGGAAGAGATTCGGTTCCGACTGCGGTGGTAATCGATCAATTGGGGACGTTTTTGACGCTTTCGATCCCGGGAACTTACTTGGGAACCAAGGCGGCGCTGGCAGCGAATTCCGGAAAAAGTTTTACGGATCTTTTAAAACGAATCCTTTCCTTTCCGCCTTTTTGGGGAATGATCATCGCTCTGCTAAGTAGACCTTTTTCGTTTCCTCCGGAATTCGAACAGGCGATTTCCAAAATCGGAGATACACTGACTCCTTTGGCTCTTTTTTCCGTCGGATACCAACTTATCGGAATGCGAAAACTTAATTCGGACGTTCCGGATGCCGAAAATTTCTCGGGAGCAGTACGGGCGCCGTTGGCATGGGGTTTGGTTTATAAACTGATCTTGGGTCCTCTTTTGGTTTGGCTCGTATTCGGCGGTTATTATTTTATGATGGGTTCCGATTTTGGACAAAACGTTGGCTCTGTCCGCCTTCGCGACTTTAAGGTGCTGATCTTGGAAGCGGGAATGGCCCCGATGATCACCGGAAGTCTGCTGGCGGCGGAATGGGGATTGAATCCGAGATTGTCGGTTTCTTTAGTCGGAATCGGAATACCGCTTTCCTTCGTTACAACGTTAGGATTGTATTACCTCCTGGAGAAATGGGCGTGGATTGGAACGATCTCTTTCGTGCCGTAA
- a CDS encoding SDR family oxidoreductase, protein MSSYFEGKVFLVTGASSGIGKSLAEELSDRGATVGVIARRKEILRDLKNSVLHPERMIVLPADVTSESELKKAIEDFRKKVHSVDGFIHNAGVTMRALAAETDLKVFRDIMNTNYYPLVYLYRSLEKDLRQTNGHVVAVSSIQGKFATQYRSGYAASKHAVQAFMDSIRLENSESGIHVLTVSPGFVKTEISIKAFSADGSPHGILDEGQKRGLEPRFVSRQILKAIESRKRDLYPAGFKEKFGLFLSRFSPEILDKILLKSRVT, encoded by the coding sequence ATGAGTTCCTATTTCGAAGGAAAGGTTTTTTTGGTAACTGGCGCAAGCTCCGGGATCGGCAAATCCTTAGCGGAGGAATTGTCCGACCGCGGCGCGACAGTCGGGGTCATCGCGAGACGAAAAGAAATCCTTCGAGATTTGAAGAACTCCGTTTTGCACCCGGAAAGAATGATCGTACTTCCTGCCGACGTGACTTCCGAATCCGAATTGAAAAAAGCGATCGAGGACTTTCGCAAAAAAGTCCATAGCGTGGACGGATTCATTCATAATGCCGGAGTCACTATGAGGGCTTTGGCTGCGGAAACGGATCTCAAGGTTTTTCGGGACATTATGAACACCAATTATTATCCTTTGGTGTATCTCTATCGATCTCTGGAAAAAGATCTGAGACAAACCAACGGACACGTGGTTGCGGTCTCCTCCATCCAAGGAAAATTCGCTACCCAGTATCGTTCCGGATATGCGGCGAGTAAACACGCAGTTCAGGCGTTTATGGATAGTATTCGGTTGGAAAATTCCGAATCAGGAATTCATGTTCTGACCGTTTCTCCCGGATTCGTAAAAACGGAGATTTCGATTAAGGCTTTTTCCGCGGACGGTTCTCCTCACGGAATTCTGGATGAGGGACAGAAAAGAGGATTGGAACCTAGATTCGTTTCTCGTCAGATCCTGAAAGCGATCGAGTCCCGAAAACGGGATCTTTATCCGGCTGGGTTTAAGGAGAAATTCGGTTTGTTCTTGAGCCGATTTTCTCCGGAGATTTTGGATAAAATTTTATTAAAGAGCAGAGTGACTTGA
- a CDS encoding TIGR00730 family Rossman fold protein: MRPAICVFCGSRPGTDPKYQQAARFIGHSIAAQGIDLVYGGATSGLMGTVADAVMEKGGRVTGVLPEFLSGKEIAHKNITELILVPTMHERKLLMYEKSLAFIALPGGIGTLEELVEVSSWNQLGVFSKPLGLLDVNGFFQPLLNQLNHMVGEGFLDSQTRDGIEIHPDPDLLLERILKRIRLI; this comes from the coding sequence ATGAGACCTGCCATTTGCGTTTTTTGCGGATCGAGACCCGGAACGGATCCGAAGTACCAGCAGGCAGCTAGATTCATAGGTCATTCGATCGCCGCCCAGGGAATCGATTTGGTTTATGGAGGAGCAACGTCCGGATTGATGGGGACTGTTGCAGACGCCGTTATGGAGAAAGGCGGGCGGGTAACCGGGGTTTTACCTGAATTTCTTTCCGGGAAGGAAATCGCACATAAGAATATTACCGAATTGATTCTAGTTCCGACCATGCACGAGAGAAAGTTGCTCATGTACGAAAAATCTCTGGCTTTCATTGCCTTACCTGGGGGCATCGGAACTTTGGAAGAACTCGTCGAGGTGAGTTCTTGGAACCAACTGGGAGTGTTCTCCAAACCTCTCGGCCTTCTGGATGTGAACGGTTTTTTCCAACCTTTGTTGAACCAATTGAATCATATGGTAGGGGAAGGATTCTTGGATTCACAAACCAGGGACGGGATCGAAATCCATCCCGACCCTGATCTTCTGCTGGAACGAATCCTGAAACGGATCAGATTAATTTAA
- a CDS encoding formylglycine-generating enzyme family protein has product MIRKRFLLVLLFCILLLPCVGNSQENENSDPDTRKTILWTGEVLGVYRNKGKVKIRIERNSYFADRDEEEIRAVLDVGKKFPLLRKPKMEEVGSFSIETVEIEHEKRGRKSFPSTVELRGSFSLSPNLPDRLLSAGILVGHFGKEKFYQDPVVFDSTDLVRNRLPKSILHPKDGKEMVLVNSGYESNGKILYEQMGYFLFGQGDEPSEDSFNPNFEIPGRDSLEELPSYYMDKYEVTNKEYYKFIKETGTPPPSHWENGTFPSGKEYHPVVNLTYREAELYAKWSGKRIPTEFQWEKAARGTGLTWRLMKDESYEFVSSPREYPFGSEYDSELCNTRESGKKATVSVYNLPAKGQSPYGIIGMCGNAPEWTSSPYLPYKGHRLSSIRFGKHLRVIRGGSYSSDKEEAKVHFRDYGGVPNLSSDRKAGLRLIIDAKR; this is encoded by the coding sequence ATGATTCGGAAACGTTTTCTACTTGTACTTCTATTCTGCATTCTCTTACTTCCGTGCGTCGGAAATTCCCAGGAAAATGAAAACTCGGATCCAGATACGCGTAAAACCATTCTCTGGACCGGAGAAGTCTTGGGTGTCTATAGAAATAAGGGAAAAGTAAAGATCCGAATCGAACGGAATTCCTACTTCGCAGATCGTGACGAGGAGGAAATCCGCGCAGTGTTGGATGTGGGCAAAAAATTTCCCCTCCTTCGAAAACCGAAAATGGAAGAAGTCGGATCCTTTTCCATCGAGACCGTAGAAATCGAACATGAAAAAAGAGGGAGAAAATCCTTCCCGAGCACTGTGGAATTAAGAGGATCCTTTTCCCTGAGCCCGAACCTACCGGATCGTCTCCTATCCGCCGGAATCCTTGTCGGGCATTTCGGAAAAGAAAAATTTTATCAGGATCCTGTGGTCTTTGATTCGACGGATCTCGTTCGGAATCGTCTTCCGAAATCCATTTTGCACCCGAAAGACGGAAAAGAGATGGTACTAGTCAACTCCGGTTACGAATCCAACGGAAAGATACTCTATGAACAAATGGGTTATTTCCTTTTCGGCCAGGGAGACGAACCTTCGGAAGACAGTTTCAATCCGAATTTTGAAATTCCGGGAAGAGACAGTTTGGAGGAACTCCCTTCCTATTATATGGATAAATACGAGGTTACCAACAAGGAATATTATAAATTCATAAAGGAAACCGGAACTCCTCCTCCGTCGCATTGGGAAAACGGGACTTTTCCCAGTGGAAAAGAATACCACCCTGTGGTCAACCTGACCTATCGAGAAGCGGAACTCTACGCAAAATGGTCCGGAAAACGGATACCCACCGAATTCCAGTGGGAGAAAGCCGCTAGAGGCACCGGACTGACTTGGCGCTTGATGAAGGACGAAAGCTATGAATTCGTTTCAAGTCCGCGCGAGTATCCGTTCGGTTCCGAATACGATTCCGAGTTATGTAACACGAGAGAAAGCGGCAAAAAGGCAACCGTCTCCGTTTATAATCTCCCTGCAAAAGGACAAAGCCCTTACGGAATCATCGGGATGTGCGGAAACGCTCCGGAGTGGACCAGCTCCCCTTATCTTCCTTATAAAGGACATAGACTTTCCTCGATCCGATTCGGAAAACACCTAAGAGTGATCCGCGGAGGCTCCTATAGCTCCGACAAGGAGGAAGCCAAAGTGCACTTTCGAGATTATGGTGGAGTTCCGAATCTCTCTTCCGATAGGAAGGCCGGGCTTCGGCTCATCATCGACGCGAAACGTTAG